A genome region from Blautia coccoides includes the following:
- the hrcA gene encoding heat-inducible transcriptional repressor HrcA: MDSELDERKRKILKAIIQTYLETGEPVGSRTISKYTDLNLSSATIRNEMSDLEELGYIVQPHTSAGRIPSDAGYRLYVDELMREKEQEVSEIKEMMIERTDKMEKVLKQVVKVLASNTNYATMITGPTYHRNKLKFIQLSRVAEMQLLAVLVIEGNIVKNHMIALQEPMDDDTILKLNLLLNTQLNGLTIEEINLGMITKMKEQAGIHSAVVGSVIDAVANAIAVDEDEVEIYTSGTTNIFKYPELADTSKASELISAFEEKQELVDLVKDTMNSEENTGIQVYIGNETPVKTMKDCSVVTATYDLGGGMQGTIGIIGPKRMDYENVVDNLKTLKTQLDNIFKKT, encoded by the coding sequence ATGGACAGTGAACTGGATGAGCGGAAACGAAAGATATTAAAAGCCATTATCCAGACGTATCTGGAGACCGGCGAACCGGTTGGCTCGAGAACTATTTCAAAATACACTGACCTGAATCTCAGCTCTGCAACTATCCGGAACGAGATGTCAGACCTGGAGGAACTGGGGTATATCGTACAGCCCCACACTTCGGCAGGGCGGATTCCCTCAGACGCAGGTTATCGCCTCTATGTGGATGAGCTGATGCGGGAGAAGGAACAGGAAGTTTCGGAAATCAAGGAAATGATGATCGAGCGGACCGACAAAATGGAGAAGGTGCTCAAACAGGTGGTGAAGGTTCTTGCATCCAACACCAACTACGCGACCATGATCACCGGCCCGACCTATCACAGAAACAAATTAAAATTCATTCAGCTTTCCAGAGTGGCTGAGATGCAGCTTCTGGCAGTTCTGGTGATCGAAGGAAATATTGTAAAGAATCATATGATAGCCCTTCAGGAGCCTATGGATGATGACACAATACTGAAGCTGAACCTGCTTCTCAATACCCAGTTAAACGGCCTCACCATTGAGGAGATCAACCTGGGTATGATCACTAAGATGAAAGAACAGGCAGGTATCCACAGCGCTGTTGTGGGAAGCGTCATTGACGCGGTGGCTAATGCCATTGCGGTGGATGAGGATGAGGTGGAGATTTATACCAGCGGGACCACGAATATTTTTAAATATCCGGAGCTGGCAGATACCTCAAAAGCCAGTGAACTGATTTCCGCCTTTGAGGAAAAACAGGAACTGGTAGATTTGGTCAAAGATACCATGAATTCCGAGGAAAATACCGGCATTCAGGTATACATTGGAAATGAAACTCCTGTTAAGACTATGAAAGACTGCAGCGTCGTGACGGCCACATATGATTTGGGAGGCGGTATGCAGGGAACCATCGGTATCATAGGCCCCAAACGTATGGATTACGAAAATGTAGTGGACAATTTAAAAACGCTGAAGACGCAGTTAGACAATATATTTAAGAAAACCTAG
- a CDS encoding DUF4179 domain-containing protein produces the protein MSMREDEILEKLRQDVQIPERVQQKAEEAFASIKKDARKRYEEESMAMRKVTGKVPRKKIWVLAAAALLVFGTVTAGAAAYMQWSHGMSEGMKAEPDQMHKLEAENMASPVDKSVSAQGIKVTAMQSIVDNYYVHLAFKVEGYELDQGKQPDFENVQVKIDGKDAADGGFSISRSFYNGLVQGNDGRAVYADGTPISEDGILERYALEDGSMEYEITLAKEDEKGYFIGKPISVELENLGEITIDGYIPDIEAEWDFAWTLGGSDHVRESSPDYVLGDSGATVKQVEISPISMRVVYDFPRKLTEEKGVNESGEEIVSRTYEEAPWLTGVKLKDGTTYLYLYRGPGSSGYLSEDSDEYTLTYGIDRILDPDQVESLLFVKSYPEGEQVLTEDNLYIVPIE, from the coding sequence ATGAGTATGAGAGAAGATGAAATATTAGAAAAACTCAGACAGGATGTGCAGATTCCGGAAAGGGTACAGCAAAAAGCAGAGGAAGCTTTTGCTTCTATAAAAAAGGATGCCCGGAAAAGGTACGAAGAGGAGAGTATGGCAATGAGAAAAGTAACGGGTAAAGTGCCAAGAAAAAAAATATGGGTCCTTGCAGCCGCGGCCCTTCTTGTCTTTGGAACTGTCACAGCGGGGGCGGCAGCCTATATGCAGTGGAGTCACGGAATGTCAGAGGGGATGAAAGCGGAACCGGATCAAATGCATAAACTGGAAGCGGAAAATATGGCGTCACCTGTGGACAAAAGTGTAAGTGCCCAGGGGATAAAAGTCACGGCAATGCAGAGTATTGTGGATAACTATTACGTACATTTGGCATTTAAGGTGGAGGGCTATGAGCTTGATCAGGGAAAGCAGCCGGATTTTGAAAATGTACAGGTGAAAATTGACGGCAAAGACGCGGCAGACGGAGGATTCAGCATTTCCAGATCCTTTTACAACGGATTGGTGCAGGGAAATGACGGCAGAGCTGTCTATGCGGACGGGACTCCAATCTCTGAGGATGGAATCTTGGAGAGATATGCTCTGGAAGACGGCAGTATGGAGTATGAGATCACTTTGGCAAAAGAAGATGAAAAGGGATACTTTATCGGAAAGCCCATCAGTGTTGAGTTGGAAAATTTGGGTGAGATCACCATAGACGGTTATATACCGGACATAGAAGCTGAGTGGGATTTTGCCTGGACCCTGGGCGGTTCGGATCATGTACGGGAAAGCAGCCCGGACTATGTGCTTGGGGACAGCGGGGCCACTGTAAAGCAGGTAGAAATATCTCCTATTTCCATGAGAGTGGTATATGATTTCCCAAGAAAGCTGACAGAGGAAAAAGGCGTGAATGAGTCAGGGGAAGAGATTGTTTCCCGGACATATGAGGAAGCGCCGTGGCTGACAGGAGTAAAATTAAAAGACGGAACCACATATCTGTATCTGTACCGGGGCCCCGGCAGTTCCGGCTATTTATCGGAAGACAGTGATGAGTATACCCTGACCTATGGAATTGACCGGATACTGGACCCGGATCAGGTGGAGAGCCTTCTGTTCGTAAAATCCTATCCTGAGGGTGAGCAGGTTCTGACTGAGGACAACCTTTATATTGTACCTATTGAATAA
- the grpE gene encoding nucleotide exchange factor GrpE, which produces MSEEKELYEEMQPDTASDEKAEEILEEDDKALAEEATCEEPGDDDDQADEETEGRTEEQADQTKGKSSEKKGLFGKKKKDKKDEKIEELTDMVKRQMAEFDNFRKRTEKEKASMYEIGAREVIDKILPVVDNFERGLAAVPENEKESPFADGMTKIYKQMMTVFEEIGVKPIEAVGQEFNPDYHNAVMHVEDEEAGENVVVEEFQKGYLYKDHVVRHSMVKVAN; this is translated from the coding sequence GTGTCAGAAGAAAAAGAATTATATGAAGAGATGCAGCCGGATACGGCTTCTGATGAGAAGGCAGAAGAAATCTTAGAGGAAGACGATAAGGCGCTGGCAGAGGAGGCCACCTGTGAAGAGCCCGGTGACGATGATGACCAGGCTGATGAGGAGACAGAAGGCCGGACAGAAGAGCAGGCTGACCAGACAAAAGGCAAGTCATCTGAGAAAAAAGGCTTGTTCGGTAAGAAGAAAAAAGATAAAAAAGATGAAAAAATAGAAGAGCTCACCGATATGGTGAAACGCCAGATGGCAGAGTTCGATAACTTCAGAAAGCGCACAGAGAAGGAGAAAGCCTCCATGTATGAAATCGGCGCGCGTGAAGTGATCGATAAGATTCTTCCGGTTGTTGACAACTTTGAAAGAGGTCTTGCGGCAGTTCCGGAAAATGAAAAAGAAAGTCCCTTTGCTGACGGTATGACAAAGATTTACAAGCAGATGATGACCGTCTTTGAAGAGATCGGCGTAAAGCCTATTGAAGCAGTAGGGCAGGAATTCAATCCGGATTACCACAATGCAGTGATGCATGTGGAGGATGAAGAAGCCGGTGAGAATGTAGTGGTGGAAGAATTCCAGAAAGGCTACCTTTACAAAGACCATGTAGTGAGACACAGCATGGTGAAGGTTGCCAATTAG
- a CDS encoding RNA polymerase sigma factor, with protein MNDLIKKAKERDADAFTELMQSQMQNMYKAARSLLSNQEDAADAISETILTCWEKIDQLREERYFRTWMTRILINKCNDIRNKKENLFFTDETPEVEVKEEGYSDLEWNEALGILDEKYRTVIVLYYVEGFKMSEIAEILDIPEATVRTRIARARKKMAEEYYPEVERRRLI; from the coding sequence ATGAATGATCTTATAAAAAAAGCGAAGGAGCGGGATGCGGATGCGTTCACGGAACTCATGCAGTCCCAGATGCAGAATATGTACAAAGCTGCCCGCTCACTGCTTTCCAACCAGGAGGACGCTGCAGATGCCATATCGGAAACCATCCTCACCTGCTGGGAGAAAATAGACCAGCTCAGGGAAGAAAGGTATTTCCGTACCTGGATGACCAGAATCCTGATCAACAAATGTAATGATATAAGGAACAAAAAGGAAAATCTTTTTTTCACAGACGAGACGCCTGAAGTGGAAGTAAAAGAAGAGGGTTACAGTGATCTGGAATGGAATGAGGCCCTGGGAATCCTGGATGAGAAATACCGGACCGTGATCGTCCTGTATTATGTGGAAGGCTTTAAAATGTCGGAAATCGCAGAAATCCTGGATATTCCGGAGGCGACTGTGAGGACGAGGATAGCGAGAGCCAGAAAGAAGATGGCAGAGGAATATTATCCGGAGGTGGAAAGGAGAAGACTGATATGA